In Cololabis saira isolate AMF1-May2022 chromosome 4, fColSai1.1, whole genome shotgun sequence, one DNA window encodes the following:
- the LOC133441823 gene encoding ras-related protein Rap-2b, giving the protein MREYKVVVLGSGGVGKSALTVQFVTGSFIEKYDPTIEDFYRKEIEVDSSPSVLEILDTAGTEQFASMRDLYIKNGQGFILVYSLVNQQSFQDIKPMRDQIIRVKRYERVPMILVGNKVDLEGEREVSAGEGKALADEWNCPFMETSAKNKTSVDELFAEIVRQMNYAATPNGDDQCCSSCVIL; this is encoded by the coding sequence ATGCGAGAGTACAAAGTAGTGGTTCTCGGATCCGGGGGGGTCGGGAAATCCGCGTTAACCGTCCAGTTCGTGACGGGATCTTTCATAGAGAAATACGACCCCACGATAGAGGACTTCTACAGGAAGGAGATCGAGGTGGACTCGTCCCCGTCCGTGCTGGAGATCCTGGACACGGCGGGCACGGAGCAGTTCGCCTCCATGCGGGACCTGTACATCAAGAACGGCCAGGGCTTCATCCTGGTCTACAGCCTGGTCAACCAGCAGAGTTTCCAGGACATCAAGCCCATGCGGGACCAGATCATCCGGGTCAAACGGTACGAGAGGGTGCCCATGATCCTGGTGGGCAACAAGGTGGACCTGGAGGGCGAGAGGGAGGTGTCGGCCGGGGAAGGGAAGGCGCTGGCGGACGAGTGGAACTGCCCGTTCATGGAAACTTCAGCCAAGAACAAGACCTCGGTGGACGAGCTGTTTGCGGAGATAGTCCGACAGATGAATTATGCCGCCACGCCAAATGGCGACGATCAATGCTGCTCCTCTTGTGTGATTCTTTAA